Genomic DNA from Ruminococcus sp. OA3:
CCTTATATACTTTTTCTCCCCGCACATCGATCCCTGCTGTAAATCGCTCTGTTTTCACATTCTGGCAGAAAGTTTCCAGCAGCTGACGCTGGCTTTTTTCCATTCCGCTGAAAGGTTGATAAGAACCCGGGATTTTATAATCCGAATTTTTTTGAAGAATGCCGTCCTTTTTCAGGAGCGCCATAAAATGGCCCTCTCCTCGCATTTTATGCGGCCAGATCCGGACACATTTTTCTAATTGAACATTGCCGTCTCCCCACACCGGATTTCCTTTGGAAAACCCCTCATATGGCTCAATCTCTATCAGATTCATATCTTTATGGTCTGCAAGCAGCCTCGATATACTGCCTTCATTTTCCTCACTGGAAAACGTACAGGTAGAATACAGCAGCATTCCGCCTGGTTTCAACATCTTTACTGCGTTATCCAGAATATCTCTCTGCAGTTTTGCAAAATAAGCCGGTCGGCTTTCATCCCAGACAGCTGCCACTTCCGGTTCTTTCCTGAACATACCTTCCCCTGAACAAGGTGCATCCACAAGGATTTTATCAAAATATGCTTCAAAACAACGGCTCAGATTTCCAGGTTTTTCATTGGTTATAAACGCATTCTCAATTCCCATCATCTCAATATTTTTTAAAAGTGCTTTTGCCCGTGATGCATTGATCTCATTGGCGACCAGGAGTCCTTCTCTTCCTACTAACGCTCCCAGTTCGGTGGCCTTTCCGCCGGGAGCCGCACACAGATCAAGAACTCTGTCGCCCTTTTCAACAGGAAGTCGCGAAGCGGGCGTCATTGCACTCGGCTCCTGCAGATAATAAAGTCCCGCAAAATAATAGGGGTGTCTGGACGGCATATCCTCCTCCCGATAGAAATACCCATTCGGTACCCACGGTACCGGCGTGATCGAAAACGGGGCGATGGCTTCAAATTCCCGGGGTGATATTTTCAATGTATTGACTCTCAGGCCAAACTGTCTGGGCTCATCATAACTTTTTATAAATTCCTGATACTCTCCGCCCAGCATCTGTTCCATTCTCCTGTTGAATCCCTGCGGCAATTCCAATTTTCATAACCTCCCATACAAAATAATTCGCAGAAAAACCCTGCCGGTACTGAGTATCGGCAGGGCACATAATAATCGTATTATAATAATATCACATAAACCGGTTGTTTGTCTATGTTTTATTCAGCGACAGCTTCTTCCATATGTAGGATTACAATACATATGTTACAACTGAATAATTAAAATGCAGGGATCTCTCCTTTGTGTTATATTTTAGTCACCACAACCACAACATAAACAAAGGAGTTCCCTGCTATGGCTAGTATAACACAAGATATGAGATACCGTCTATCCCTGATCCGTTACGCTGAGAAGTATGGCGTTACCAAAGCTGCCGTTAAATATAAAACCAATCGGCAGTATATCTATCGCTGGAAACGTCGCTTTGACGGCTCTATGGAGTCCCTCCGTGAACGCTCCAGACGCCCACACAGCCATCCTAATCAGCATACGCCTCAGGAGATCAAAATGATTACCGATATGCGCAGACGTAATCCTGAGGCTGGTTTAGTCATCTTTTGGGTAAAACTTATGCAGCGCGGTTATTCCCGTTCTATTCCCGGGCTTTACCGTTTCCTTAGAAAACAGGGGATTATGGCTGTTCATCCTCCTAATCCCAAGTACATTCCTAAGCCTTATGAGCAGATGGCCTATCCCGGACAGCGGATTCAGATTGACGTGAAATTTGTCCCTTCTGCCTGCCTCATGAATGAAGCCAAAGACCAACGGTTTTATCAGTACACCGCCATTGATGAGTACTCCAGATGGCGGTTTGTGGAAGCATTTGAAGAACACAGCTCCTATTCCGCTGCCTTGTTCCTTGAGCATCTTATCAAAGCGTTTCCCTGCCCTGTCGAATGTGTCCAGACTGATAATGGTCAGGAATTTACCAAACGCTTCAGCTCTTACGGCGGTTCGGATAAACCTACCATCTTTCAAGTCCGGCTTAAGGAATACGGCATCAGGCACAAGCTGATACGTCCATTTACTCCAAGGCATAATGGCAAAGTGGAGCGAAGCCACAGGAAAGACAATGAGCGTTTCTATGCTGTCCACAGTTTTTACTCTTTTGAAGACTTCAGCAAACAGTTAAAACTCTATAACCGCAGAGATTATAATAACTTTCCTATGCGCCCACTTGGATGGAAAACCCCAAAACAGGTACTGGATAATTATCTGATGTCACTGTAACATATGTT
This window encodes:
- a CDS encoding RsmB/NOP family class I SAM-dependent RNA methyltransferase, whose product is MELPQGFNRRMEQMLGGEYQEFIKSYDEPRQFGLRVNTLKISPREFEAIAPFSITPVPWVPNGYFYREEDMPSRHPYYFAGLYYLQEPSAMTPASRLPVEKGDRVLDLCAAPGGKATELGALVGREGLLVANEINASRAKALLKNIEMMGIENAFITNEKPGNLSRCFEAYFDKILVDAPCSGEGMFRKEPEVAAVWDESRPAYFAKLQRDILDNAVKMLKPGGMLLYSTCTFSSEENEGSISRLLADHKDMNLIEIEPYEGFSKGNPVWGDGNVQLEKCVRIWPHKMRGEGHFMALLKKDGILQKNSDYKIPGSYQPFSGMEKSQRQLLETFCQNVKTERFTAGIDVRGEKVYKVPEFGREVKGLRFLRNGLYLGDLKKNRFEPQQPFAMALRRKEFESVLTLSVEDERVERYLKGETIFVEAGECEQKNGWKLVCVESFSLGWGKLVNGVLKNKYLCAWRKN
- a CDS encoding DDE-type integrase/transposase/recombinase; this encodes MASITQDMRYRLSLIRYAEKYGVTKAAVKYKTNRQYIYRWKRRFDGSMESLRERSRRPHSHPNQHTPQEIKMITDMRRRNPEAGLVIFWVKLMQRGYSRSIPGLYRFLRKQGIMAVHPPNPKYIPKPYEQMAYPGQRIQIDVKFVPSACLMNEAKDQRFYQYTAIDEYSRWRFVEAFEEHSSYSAALFLEHLIKAFPCPVECVQTDNGQEFTKRFSSYGGSDKPTIFQVRLKEYGIRHKLIRPFTPRHNGKVERSHRKDNERFYAVHSFYSFEDFSKQLKLYNRRDYNNFPMRPLGWKTPKQVLDNYLMSL